In Pyrenophora tritici-repentis strain M4 chromosome 6, whole genome shotgun sequence, the DNA window CACACTACACCATACTACCGCCACGAATTATCCTCCAACCATGCGTGCCGACACCGTTTTTTGAATAGTAGAATGCCATCCTATCAAATGTAGTCAAGGTAGAGTGGGACTTCACTAGCAAGCACGACGATCTATGAGGTTGGGGAGACGTGAGCACCATCCACCTTGCGGTCTTAGTCACTGTCACCTACTCTGTCATCCTGGGGAATGACCCTCAGCCATGGCGTATCCCAACAACATGCAGGATGTGATCAGCGCCTCTAGTCACGACTGAGCTAGTCCATCACATCAAAGTGACTCTCTTTACTCACCGAAAAGATGTATAAAGGTCCTACAATCCTCCACCCATTCAACCACCACCCAGCTCCATCATCACTCCCTCACTCTTCAATACTCCACTCCAAATCCTCACTTGTTTATTAACAATCTAATCACCTCTACCGTAATCATGGTCGCCTTCCGCAACATCATCACCGCCGCTCTGGCTCTTGCTACTCCCATCACTGCTGCCATCTCAGCTGCCGAGGTCACCGTCAACATCAAGGTCGTCACCCAGAAGAGCATGGCGCTCCAGCAGCCAGCTCAGAGCATCAGCCTTGTCAACGGTCCCCTCATCCTTATCGGCCAGGGACCTTTCCCCAAGCTCATCTTCGGCTTTGCTGATATTGTTACAACCGCCACTGCTGCCATCTCTCAGATGCAAGGCATGCCCAAGGAGCCTGCTGGCCCAGCCACCGATGCAGTCTTCGAGGCATTCCGTGAGGCAAGTACAATTCATTATCTCGCATCAATATGATTATTAACAATAACTCAGTTTGTCCGCGTTCATCAAGCATTGTTGAACATCCTCATCGGCAAGGCCGGTCTCTTCCAGGCTGTTCCTTTCATCGGCCAGCCTATTGCTGCCGTGCTGAGGCAGATCGAGGGTGTTGTTGACGTGAGTTTCTACCTTcccttctcttcttctctctgCAATGGCGCTGCAGTCTCATTCTCCCGCTCTGGCTTTCTCATTACTGACATCTTCATGTAGACCATTGCCTTCATGCTCATCGCCACCTTCGAGGCACGTGCTTCCGATTTCCAGAAGGAGGCCTCGACCCTGACCGGTACCCTCAGCCTTTGCATCGCCAAGTACGACGGTCTCTCTGTGAGCAGGAATGCCAACACCATGTCCACACGCCGCGCCATCGCCGTTTAAATTGCTCAAGGGGCAACAGAAGGGTGGCTCGCCTTTGAGGGAGCAAGGATGATTGGGGACACGGTGTATGTGGAGATGATAGGAATCTGTAGTGGGAGGATTGTTGGGTATACTAGGAGGATAAAGCCGGGACATGATGTGTTGCGATAGGGCTTCAGAAGCATGGCTTGGTTTTCGCTGAGCCCGATTGTCGCAAGATTTAGCTAGTTCGTCGCATAGCCAACAATACCATGATTGACCCAAACATCTATCCCTAGCTACATACGGATGACTCGCCACTGATCGTAAAATTCGAAGAGCCCATGCTCCCTCGCCATTCTTGAGAGCTTACTGAGACTTTGTCTATTGTCATTATGATGTCACATGCTTCGTTCTAGAGAGATTGAGCCATAGACTGATATTGTCCCAGTTGGATACAGGGACGTACAATGCCTCATCCCCTACTAGACACCACGAGTTAATCACATCTGCCTACCTAGGCACAACTCCTCTTTATATCGCACAGCTTGATACTCTTGCTACTTCTGACCTATGACTGCGATGTTTTATTACGACTCTAGTCATTGTATCTGGCATCTCATGGGATGCTAGAACTACGGATCATGACAATACTAAATGCCTCATATGGCTATTCGGCGTCACCCAACACGCTCTAGGGTCAGACGTATCAACCGATATACAGATCGATGTCGCAACTACAAGCTTCACAGCTCGCGCGCGCAAAACGGTACGGCCTCATATTGCCAAGTCTAGTCACGTGGCACGAAATGCCTAAACTATCTCCAGCATTACACCACCATCGGTCATTGTAACCATCAAATGGCCCGTCAGCATATCGATTGATGCACACAAGCTGACTAGGTGGACAGACAAGGATATGTTACATTAGAGAAGTAATTTCCTTTCTCATATCATACAGGGTAACGTTACCTCGTGAAAACACAGCATCCCGTCGCACCCAATCACTTCCAACAGTGCCCAGCCAAAATGACCAAGCCACCGGAACACGATATGCAACAATCACACCGTAGCGCGACGCCCATGTTCCCCAGAAATCCCCACAAAAGCACCCAACACGTTTTGTCGGCCCTATTTTCTCCCCCAGATTCCAGCGACCAGGGCACACTAAAGTCCCGAGGTTCGCCAATTACCCATCTTGCGGCACCAGATCAACTACCGAAAAGTCTTGGATATTGCTGCACTTTGTACCAGTCCACCCGTTTATTACGAGAAGATCGGCAGGCCAAGCTCAGTGGCTGGCTCCGCTTGGGGTCGAAATGTTGGCCAGGGTGATACATGGTGCGGGGAAAGGTCTTGGGACATTCCTACGCCAATACCATGCCAAGCGGGTAATTGGAAGGGGTATGTGGGAAAGTATGCCGTCTTATGCTTTTTTGGAGAGAGCTGGAGGATTGTTCAAATACTCGGTGTACCTACGCTTAATGCTGTGATTTTTGCATGTTCTAACTTTTTTGTTGAAACTTTCTTCTTCTCTACGAAGAGCCATGGAGTCAAAACGCCAACACATGCCGGAGCCAATCAACGAAAAGCCCGAGATCTTGGCGCACACGGAGGACAAGAGTGAGCTTGGTGATGATAAGCATGCTGCGTCGGTGGATTATACGGGCGCGGAGAGGAAGACGGATCCTGCTGAGATCGCGCTGGTGAGGAAGATTGATTGCAGACTTATGGTATGCGTTTCTGCATGTTGAGAGAGTGATCCAAGAGCTGATGCACTGCGACGTTAGCCGATATTATGTGTAATGTACTTTTTGAACTACGTTGATCGAAATGCAATTGCGCAAGCGCGGTTGAATGGACTGGAAGATGATTTGGGGATGAGTGGTGTGGAGTTTAACACCTGTGTTAGCATGTCAGTATTGCCCTTCTTTCCCCTCGATAGTACCATCGTCCTATGAAGCCCATAATTTTAGAAGCAAGACTATTTACAACGGCGTCGTTGTTATTGCACTTTCATGCGGCCAATTGCTAATCATATCACAGTCTCTTCGTCGGCTATGTCCTCATGCAAATCCCATCCAACATGCTCATCACGCGCATCAAGCCAGGCATATACATGAGCTCCTGGATGTTTGTATGGGCGATCGTGTCAGCGTGCACGGCGTTGGTACAGAACTTCGGTGGACTGGTCGCTTGCCGGTTCTTCTTGGGCATCACAGAGGCACCCTTCTACCCGGGTGCAACATACATGCTGTCAATATTCTACACGCGCAAGGAAGTCGCCACGCGTATTGCTCTGCTGTATTGCGCGCAAATTCTCGCGACCGGATTCAGTGGGTTGATCGCTGCCGCCGTTTTCGAAATGGATGGCCTACGTGGACTTGCTGGGTGGCGGTGGTTGTTCATCATGTCAGTCGCCTCTGTCTCTCCATCTCTTTTAGACGTATGCTAACATCTCCCAGTGAAGGTGCAGCTACCGCTCTGGTTGCCGTCGTTGGATTCTTCATGTTGCCCAACACACCACTAACGACGCGCTGGCTTACACCACCCGAGCGCGAACTTGCACATGCCCGCATGGAGCGCGATAGAGTTGGTGACTCTATGGAGCCTGTCAGTATGATGGAGGGTCTGAGGCAGGCGTGTCGCGACAAGAGAACATGGCTATTCTGCCTCATGCAGAACTTCCATCTGAGTGCTTGCTCGTTCAACTCTTTCTTCCCAACGTAAGTCAATGTACCTTCCAACGTGGTTTAAAGAAGCATATTTGCTGATGTGTAGCTCATAGAGTTGTCAAGACCCTCGGATTCAGCACTACGATAACTCTCGTTTTGACTTGCCCACCATTCCTTCTCGCAGGCGCGGCGGGTATCGCTACAGGCTGGAGTTCGGGACGCATGCATGAGCGCACTTGGCACATCACCGCTGGACTGCTCGTTGCTGTTGTTGGTTTCGTCATCGCAGCTAGTACTTTGAACACAGCCGGTCGGTACGTTGCGTGCTTCATCTTCCCTATGGGAGCCTATTCCGTCAACTCAGTCATTATTGGATGGGCATCTTCGACACTCGGTCAAACTAAGGAGAAGAAAGCCGTAAGTTCAACTTTTCGAACACTTTATTGTTTGATGCAGGTGCTGATCGTGTGATAGGTCGTTCTTGCAATGACAAATGTCGGGGGTCAGGTGTGTTGGTTCCCACCCAGATTCTATTTCGTGAACTCACAAGTCCCAACAGATTGGTTACATCTACGGCGCGTACCTCTGGCCAGATAGCGACGAACCTCGATACGGAATTGGTTTTGGTGCATCCGCAGGGTTTGCACTGCTGTCGATCGCTTGTGCTTGGGTTATTCGCATGATGCTTATCAAGGAGAATCAGAGGTTGAAGGCTTCTACGAATGAGCGCATTAACCTGTACGGATACTGAGCCGTAAGATTATACTGCAGGGTAGCATTGAATGTGTCAGTGTACCGACGTTGTGAAGAATGGGCTTATTTTGCATCTTTATGAAAGCGTAAGAGATAAGGAAAAGTGGTAGAGAACCCGGTAGAGCTGTGGCAAAACTTGGCAGAGCTCTCAAAATCGTATAATCATAAACCTGGGTGTCATA includes these proteins:
- a CDS encoding Tymo-45kd-70kd multi-domain protein; this translates as MVAFRNIITAALALATPITAAISAAEVTVNIKVVTQKSMALQQPAQSISLVNGPLILIGQGPFPKLIFGFADIVTTATAAISQMQGMPKEPAGPATDAVFEAFREATLLNILIGKAGLFQAVPFIGQPIAAVLRQIEGVVDTIAFMLIATFEARASDFQKEASTLTGTLSLCIAKYDGLSVSRNANTMSTRRAIAV
- a CDS encoding UhpC, Sugar phosphate permease; this translates as MESKRQHMPEPINEKPEILAHTEDKSELGDDKHAASVDYTGAERKTDPAEIALVRKIDCRLMPILCVMYFLNYVDRNAIAQARLNGLEDDLGMSGVEFNTCVSILFVGYVLMQIPSNMLITRIKPGIYMSSWMFVWAIVSACTALVQNFGGLVACRFFLGITEAPFYPGATYMLSIFYTRKEVATRIALLYCAQILATGFSGLIAAAVFEMDGLRGLAGWRWLFIIEGAATALVAVVGFFMLPNTPLTTRWLTPPERELAHARMERDRVGDSMEPVSMMEGLRQACRDKRTWLFCLMQNFHLSACSFNSFFPTVVKTLGFSTTITLVLTCPPFLLAGAAGIATGWSSGRMHERTWHITAGLLVAVVGFVIAASTLNTAGRYVACFIFPMGAYSVNSVIIGWASSTLGQTKEKKAVVLAMTNVGGQIGYIYGAYLWPDSDEPRYGIGFGASAGFALLSIACAWVIRMMLIKENQRLKASTNERINLYGY